The Helianthus annuus cultivar XRQ/B chromosome 16, HanXRQr2.0-SUNRISE, whole genome shotgun sequence genome includes a window with the following:
- the LOC110918514 gene encoding WEB family protein At3g02930, chloroplastic produces MATKSKSSSETPPATKIPISKTSPATPRVSKLSRGVAKSETDSPSPLQSTRASAERSPRPAVSKPTVDRRSPKTSILAEKPAPSPRGVQKASELQAQLTALQENLKKAEEKLTSVEKEKEKAINDLKEAQKLSEETNEKLREALVAQKSAEENIEIEKFRAVEMEQAGIESAQKKEEQWEKEIEAVKNQHAADVAALVAATQELEKVKQELTMTCDAKDQALTHADEATKIAETQMEKVETLTAEITRLKGLLNAKFESEADQTNKMMSELNLQIETLKSEATQSEKLVSELKSEIEMLKSESQETDKLVSELKSEVEHLKSEENELKSEIETLNLELRKAKVYKEKLGHIEASFEELNVELEAAKMSESYAKSVMEEWKKKVEELDLQVEEAKRSERSASSSLESTVKDLENNNRLLRDAETELSSLKEKVGLLEMSNVRQKGDLEESERALQKLKLEASETAKKAESLKNDLEVVKEEKIQALNNEKLAASSVQNLLEEKNKLIIELETSKDEEEKSKKALESLASALHEVSSEAREAKEKLLLNQSENENYEAQIEDLKHALQTTNEKYQNMLDDAKHEVDMLMNTIEKAKESHKSTESEWKEKETELIGCVEKSKEENDSLQKEISKLTNLLQETEKEAYDSNEERTHIKKLLKETESEVSYLKEVLGDAKGESMNLKESLMDKENELQSLDQEITELKAREVESLKKIEELTKLLEEKSAKPTVDENEDATDSEKDYDMLPKVVEFSEHNGDAKTEQPSKETPVIENKSKEFEFKVDSTAKDVNGEHKDSEEVEFKMWESCKIEEKDLSPERDETVRDESFDDDVDSKTEAGEGYDQVNGTENVENGASSPSKQDSHVKKKKPLLKKFGSLLKKKGTSNTTPK; encoded by the exons ATGGCTACCAAATCCAA ATCTTCATCGGAAACACCTCCGGCCACCAAAATTCCCATCAGCAAAACATCACCGGCGACACCGAGAGTCAGTAAACTTAGCCGAGGAGTTGCGAAATCCGAGACGGATTCACCGTCTCCCCTTCAAAGCACTAGAGCCTCAGCCGAACGATCCCCTCGGCCTGCTGTTTCGAAGCCGACAGTAGATCGCCGGTCACCGAAGACCAGCATCCTTGCTGAA AAACCAGCACCGAGTCCAAGGGGGGTGCAAAAGGCGTCGGAGTTACAAGCTCAATTAACTGCTCTTCAAGAAAATCTTAAAAAAGCCGAAGAAAAGTTAACTTCtgttgagaaagagaaagaaaaagcgATCAACGACCTAAAAGAAGCACAAAAGTTATCTGAAGAAACAAATGAAAAGCTTCGTGAGGCACTCGTGGCTCAAAAGAGTGCGGAAGAAAATATCGAAATTGAAAAATTCCGTGCTGTCGAAATGGAACAAGCGGGAATCGAATCTGCTCAAAAGAAGGAAGAACAATGGGAAAAAGAGATAGAAGCTGTCAAAAACCAGCACGCTGCTGACGTGGCAGCTCTTGTTGCTGCAACTCAAGAGCTTGAAAAAGTCAAGCAAGAGTTGACCATGACATGTGACGCTAAAGATCAAGCACTTACGCATGCGGATGAAGCTACAAAGATCGCTGAAACCCAGATGGAAAAGGTGGAAACGTTAACCGCTGAGATCACACGATTGAAGGGATTACTGAACGCCAAATTTGAGTCGGAAGCCGATCAAACTAATAAGATGATGTCGGAACTCAATTTGCAGATCGAAACTCTGAAATCCGAAGCAACTCAGAGTGAAAAACTGGTGTCGGAGCTGAAATCCGAGATAGAGATGTTGAAATCGGAGAGTCAAGAAACCGACAAATTGGTGTCGGAATTGAAATCGGAAGTCGAGCATCTGAAATCGGAGGAAAACGAGTTGAAATCGGAGATCGAAACTCTGAATCTTGAACTCCGAAAGGCGAAAGTGTACAAGGAAAAGTTAGGCCACATTGAAGCTTCGTTTGAGGAGCTAAACGTTGAATTAGAAGCCGCTAAAATGTCGGAATCATACGCGAAAAGCGTCATGGAAGAATGGAAGAAAAAGGTGGAAGAATTAGATCTTCAAGTCGAAGAAGCTAAACGATCAGAAAGATCCGCATCGTCGTCACTCGAGTCAACGGTCAAAGATTTAGAAAACAACAACCGTTTGTTGAGAGATGCGGAAACCGAGCTTTCCTCTCTGAAAGAAAAGGTCGGTTTATTAGAAATGTCAAACGTGAGACAAAAAGGCGATCTTGAAGAATCCGAACGTGCGCTTCAGAAGTTGAAATTAGAAGCTTCGGAAACCGCGAAAAAAGCCGAAAGTTTGAAAAACGACCTTGAAGTTGTGAAGGAGGAAAAAATACAAGCTTTGAATAACGAGAAACTCGCAGCAAGCAGTGTTCAGAACCTTCTAGAAGAAAAGAACAAGCTCATAATTGAACTCGAAACATCGAAAGACGAAGAAGAAAAAAGCAAGAAAGCGTTGGAAAGTTTAGCATCGGCTTTGCATGAAGTTTCATCGGAAGCAAGAGAAGCTAAAGAAAAATTATTATTAAATCAATCCGAAAATGAAAATTATGAAGCGCAAATCGAAGATTTGAAACATGCGTTGCAAACGACAAATGAGAAGTACCAAAACATGCTTGACGATGCAAAACATGAAGTCGACATGCTTATGAACACGATCGAGAAAGCTAAAGAGAGCCATAAAAGTACGGAATCCGAATGGAAAGAAAAAGAGACCGAATTGATCGGCTGCGTGGAGAAGTCTAAAGAAGAAAATGATTCTTTGCAGAAGGAGATTAGCAAGTTAACTAATTTGCTTCAAGAAACCGAAAAAGAAGCGTATGATTCTAACGAAGAACGAACCCATATCAAGAAACTTTTGAAGGAAACCGAATCTGAAGTTAGTTATCTTAAAGAAGTTCTCGGCGATGCAAAAGGCGAAAGTATGAATTTGAAAGAAAGTTTAATGGATAAAGAAAATGAATTGCAGAGTCTCGATCAAGAAATCACGGAGCTTAAAGCACGCGAAGTCGAATCGTTGAAAAAGATCGAGGAGTTGACCAAATTGCTCGAGGAGAAATCCGCTAAACCGACGGTTGACGAAAATGAGGATGCGACGGACAGTGAAAAAGATTACGATATGCTTCCGAAAGTGGTCGAATTCTCCGAACATAACGGAGATGCTAAAACCGAGCAACCATCAAAAGAAACACCTGTGATCGAAAACAAAAGTAAAGAATTCGAATTTAAAGTGGATTCAACTGCGAAAGATGTGAACGGAGAACATAAAGATTCCGAAGAGGTTGAATTCAAGATGTGGGAAAGTTGCAAGATCGAAGAAAAAGATTTGTCACCCGAAAGAGATGAAACCGTTCGTGACGAATCTTTCGATGACGACGTAGACTCAAAAACCGAAGCCGGTGAAGGGTACGATCAGGTAAACGGTACTGAAAACGTTGAAAACGGTGCCAGCTCACCATCGAAACAGGACTCACatgtgaagaagaagaaaccgTTGCTGAAGAAGTTCGGAAGCTTGTTGAAGAAGAAAGGCACAAGCAACACCACCCCGAAGTAG